From a single Aggregatilinea lenta genomic region:
- a CDS encoding DUF433 domain-containing protein — translation MSTTVLSIDTIVSNPDVRGGRPTIDGRAITVSDLVARYLRGVSPEDLASNFDLAFGQVHAALAYYYMHKQAIDDDLRRDLETANRLKTELEQRGKLGKLD, via the coding sequence ATGTCAACCACGGTGCTGAGTATCGATACCATCGTTTCCAACCCCGATGTTCGCGGGGGACGTCCGACCATCGACGGGCGGGCGATCACAGTGTCCGATCTCGTGGCACGCTATCTGCGCGGCGTGTCGCCTGAAGACCTCGCATCCAACTTCGACCTGGCATTCGGGCAGGTTCATGCTGCTCTGGCCTACTACTACATGCACAAGCAGGCAATCGACGACGACCTGCGCCGCGATCTGGAAACAGCTAATCGACTAAAGACTGAATTGGAGCAGCGGGGGAAGCTGGGGAAACTTGACTGA
- a CDS encoding phenylalanine--tRNA ligase subunit alpha: protein MHMLEQLEQTYHRAQAELDGIRDKDTLADWERRYLGKKGDITVALRSTGQMPKEERAAFGKRANEIKNALTDAFTARETDIQAHELARTLEEGELDVTLPGRPVSMGGLHPTTQTLREISAIWAEMGFQVYRSPDVEDDETNFNLLNIPPHHPARDMWDTFHTTTPGVLLRTHTSPGQIRAMHELGHDGTEPIRVILPGMCYRYEQISARSEVQFNQVEGLAVGRNIRLSDLKGTIAEFARHMFGEDKRVRFRGSYFPFTEPSMEVDVECILCEGHGCPVCKYTGWLEIAGCGMVHPVVLQNGGYDPTEWSGFAFGMGPERMTMIKHGIKDIRYFWQDDLRFLEQF from the coding sequence ATGCACATGCTGGAGCAACTCGAACAAACCTATCACCGCGCGCAGGCCGAGCTTGATGGCATCCGCGACAAGGATACGCTGGCCGATTGGGAGCGCCGCTACCTGGGCAAAAAGGGCGACATCACGGTCGCGCTGCGCAGCACCGGCCAGATGCCCAAAGAGGAACGCGCCGCATTCGGCAAGCGCGCCAACGAGATCAAAAATGCGCTGACGGACGCCTTCACGGCGCGCGAAACGGATATCCAGGCGCACGAGCTGGCCCGCACGCTGGAAGAAGGCGAGCTGGACGTCACGCTGCCGGGCCGTCCCGTGTCGATGGGCGGGCTGCACCCCACCACCCAGACGCTGCGTGAGATCAGCGCAATCTGGGCGGAGATGGGCTTCCAGGTCTACCGCAGCCCGGACGTCGAAGACGACGAAACGAACTTCAACCTGCTGAACATCCCGCCGCACCACCCCGCGCGCGACATGTGGGACACGTTCCACACGACGACGCCGGGCGTGCTGCTGCGCACGCATACCAGCCCCGGCCAGATCCGCGCCATGCACGAGCTGGGGCACGACGGCACCGAGCCGATCCGCGTGATCCTGCCCGGCATGTGCTATCGCTACGAACAGATCTCGGCCCGGTCGGAGGTCCAGTTCAATCAGGTCGAAGGGCTGGCCGTGGGGCGCAACATTCGCCTGAGCGACCTCAAGGGGACCATCGCGGAGTTCGCGCGGCACATGTTCGGCGAAGACAAGCGCGTGCGCTTCCGTGGCTCTTACTTCCCCTTCACGGAGCCGAGCATGGAAGTGGACGTGGAGTGCATCCTGTGCGAGGGCCACGGCTGCCCGGTGTGCAAATACACCGGTTGGCTGGAAATCGCGGGCTGCGGCATGGTGCACCCGGTCGTGCTGCAAAACGGCGGCTACGACCCAACCGAGTGGAGCGGCTTCGCGTTCGGCATGGGACCGGAGCGCATGACCATGATCAAGCACGGGATCAAGGACATCCGCTACTTCTGGCAGGACGATCTGCGGTTCCTGGAGCAGTTTTAG
- a CDS encoding XdhC family protein translates to MKDDILAQAAEWLDAGEPVAVATIVRIFGSSNQPLGARMIITRDNRFEGAVSGGCVETDVYETSQNVLTTGNALMLHYKHVENPLVEIGLNCEGKIDVLVEKLDRATLDLLRTGPERRVTVTLCTPGTPSEPNARHAQIAPDGSGSNGLLPEAVIRDALTALRDDKPVSTTYADGTVALFEPVLPPPTLLIFGGDVTAQPLVRFAKILGLRTVVTDARPAFATREKHPDADEVIAAWPAEVIRRVGVDARTFVVSLNHEPRFEDALMLALAGHETGYLGAIGKRARHEERTARLQDAGLDMAQLPTIHTPIGLDIGGKSPEEIALSIIAEIVAVKNGRPGGMLIAHFARAMAAES, encoded by the coding sequence ATGAAAGACGATATTCTGGCGCAGGCAGCGGAATGGTTGGATGCAGGTGAACCGGTCGCCGTGGCGACTATCGTGCGGATCTTCGGCTCGTCAAACCAACCGCTGGGCGCGCGCATGATCATCACGCGTGACAACCGCTTCGAGGGCGCGGTTAGCGGCGGCTGCGTCGAGACGGACGTGTACGAAACGTCGCAGAATGTGCTGACAACCGGCAACGCGTTGATGCTGCATTACAAGCACGTGGAAAATCCGCTGGTCGAGATCGGTCTGAACTGTGAAGGCAAGATCGACGTGCTGGTCGAAAAGCTCGATCGCGCCACGCTCGACCTGCTGCGCACCGGGCCGGAGCGCCGCGTCACGGTGACCCTGTGCACGCCGGGCACGCCCTCTGAACCGAACGCGCGCCACGCGCAGATCGCGCCAGACGGGTCCGGCTCCAACGGCCTGCTGCCGGAGGCGGTCATCCGCGACGCGCTGACCGCCCTGCGCGACGACAAGCCCGTCTCGACCACTTATGCCGATGGTACGGTCGCATTGTTCGAGCCAGTGCTGCCCCCGCCCACGCTGCTGATCTTCGGCGGGGACGTGACCGCGCAGCCGCTGGTGCGCTTCGCCAAGATCCTGGGCCTGCGGACGGTTGTCACCGACGCGCGCCCGGCCTTCGCCACGCGCGAAAAACATCCCGACGCGGACGAGGTCATTGCGGCGTGGCCCGCCGAGGTGATCCGGCGCGTAGGCGTGGACGCGCGCACGTTCGTCGTGTCGTTGAACCACGAGCCGCGCTTCGAGGACGCGCTGATGCTGGCGCTGGCCGGTCACGAAACCGGCTATCTGGGCGCGATCGGCAAGCGCGCGCGGCACGAGGAGCGGACGGCGCGCCTGCAAGACGCGGGCCTGGACATGGCCCAACTGCCGACGATCCACACGCCGATCGGGCTGGACATCGGGGGCAAGTCGCCGGAGGAAATCGCGCTGAGTATCATCGCGGAGATCGTTGCGGTCAAAAACGGGCGTCCCGGCGGGATGCTGATCGCGCACTTCGCGCGCGCAATGGCGGCAGAATCGTAA
- a CDS encoding MmcQ/YjbR family DNA-binding protein produces the protein MASEAYQTSEALCAFALGLPNAWEDFPWGERVIKVNKKIFVFFGAQEPERTNLYLGVKLPDSAEDVLILPFATPMGYNLGKHDWIAFNFPPGEIPPARIVMPWIVESYRAVAPKALSAQVSLL, from the coding sequence ATGGCAAGTGAAGCCTACCAAACCAGCGAAGCGCTGTGCGCGTTTGCGCTCGGCCTGCCGAACGCCTGGGAGGACTTCCCGTGGGGCGAGCGCGTGATCAAGGTCAACAAGAAGATCTTCGTCTTCTTCGGCGCGCAGGAGCCGGAGCGCACAAACCTGTATCTCGGCGTGAAGCTGCCCGACTCCGCCGAGGATGTGCTGATCCTGCCGTTCGCCACGCCGATGGGCTACAACCTGGGCAAACACGATTGGATCGCGTTTAACTTCCCGCCGGGCGAAATCCCGCCCGCGCGCATCGTGATGCCCTGGATCGTGGAGAGCTACCGCGCCGTCGCGCCAAAAGCCCTCTCCGCGCAGGTGAGCCTGCTGTAA
- a CDS encoding phenylalanine--tRNA ligase subunit beta, with translation MKVPISWLKDYVDITLSVEQLAERLTVAGLEVGHITYVGVPQGAPPEGSNQPPSDHLVWDREKIVLAAIREVKPHPNADRLVLAMVDYGGDELEQCVTGAPNLYEYKGAGPLDPPLLAAFAHEGAEVFDGHATDNSRMILKERALRGVPNRSMVLSEKELGLSDSHEGIMLLDRASYGQVTPGTPLQDVLGDAVLDIDILPNIARAYSIVGVAREVAALTGQPLRFPSMDVVMDGPSIEGKIAIDIREPELNPRFTAALIRDIEIKPSPQWIQRRLQLAGMRPINNIVDATNYVMLELGQPLHAFDYDTLRERADGSMPTIITRLPEPGETLVTLDGEEHTLDDYNMLVADTAGALSIAGVMGGLESEINSPGDEPLDATGVQAAQEGTEESENLPHGKATARRPITQNVLLEAANWNFINIRRTMQSQKMSSEAGMRFSRGVHPAMAILGLKRCIELMRVTSGGVVAQGIVDEYPLVPDTIEIELPVSEVDRQLGFHIPQGEIVRILRALEFEVEERGDVLRVTAPDHRTDIGTGLTGRADLIEEIVRIYGYDRVPTTIIADALPAQRANTALVREEHVRDALAKAGFREIVTYRLTTPEREALLTPDGQPSAWPDAPYVTLANPISADKTVMRHTLLSGLMDVAAANARHTDRQRLFEVGRVYLPVEGEKLPDEPVHVGVLMLGPHDEPNWQHHGDRGVVDFFDLKGVIEALLGDLRVDGTIKYVPTEHSSFHPGRAAALTIDGKQVGVLGEIHPLVREAYGFGMDLERPILGAELDLMALVANVTTLRDIRPVPTQPAVYQDIALVVDEDLPAADVHAAILSAGGALLEAATLFDVYRGDPIPANKKSLAYALTYRAPDRTLTDKEVAAAHAKIVKAAEKRLGAQLRA, from the coding sequence ATGAAAGTTCCGATTTCCTGGCTGAAAGACTATGTAGACATCACCTTGTCCGTCGAGCAGCTCGCCGAGCGCCTGACGGTCGCCGGGCTGGAAGTGGGCCACATCACGTATGTGGGCGTGCCGCAGGGCGCGCCGCCGGAAGGCTCGAACCAACCGCCCTCGGATCACCTCGTGTGGGACCGGGAGAAGATCGTGCTGGCCGCGATCCGCGAGGTCAAGCCGCACCCCAACGCCGACCGGCTCGTGCTGGCGATGGTCGATTATGGCGGGGATGAACTGGAGCAGTGCGTCACCGGCGCGCCCAACCTGTACGAGTACAAGGGGGCGGGGCCGCTCGATCCGCCGCTGCTGGCCGCGTTCGCGCACGAAGGGGCGGAAGTGTTCGACGGGCACGCGACAGACAACAGCCGCATGATCCTCAAGGAGCGCGCGCTGCGCGGCGTGCCGAACCGCAGCATGGTGCTGTCGGAAAAGGAGCTGGGCCTCTCCGACAGCCACGAAGGGATCATGCTGCTCGACCGCGCCTCATACGGGCAAGTCACCCCCGGCACGCCGCTGCAAGACGTGCTCGGTGACGCCGTGCTGGACATCGACATCCTGCCGAATATTGCCCGCGCCTACAGCATCGTCGGCGTGGCGCGCGAAGTCGCCGCGTTGACCGGGCAGCCGCTGCGCTTCCCGTCGATGGACGTGGTGATGGACGGGCCGAGTATCGAGGGCAAGATCGCCATCGACATCCGCGAGCCGGAACTCAACCCGCGCTTCACCGCCGCGCTGATCCGCGACATCGAAATCAAGCCCTCGCCGCAGTGGATCCAGCGGCGGCTGCAACTGGCCGGGATGCGCCCGATCAACAACATCGTGGACGCGACCAACTACGTCATGCTCGAACTGGGCCAGCCCCTGCACGCCTTCGACTACGACACGCTGCGCGAGCGCGCGGACGGCAGCATGCCGACCATCATCACGCGGCTGCCGGAGCCGGGCGAAACGCTGGTCACGCTCGACGGCGAAGAGCACACTCTGGACGATTACAACATGCTCGTGGCCGACACGGCGGGCGCGCTGAGCATCGCGGGCGTCATGGGCGGGCTGGAAAGCGAAATCAACAGCCCTGGTGACGAGCCGCTCGACGCGACGGGTGTGCAGGCGGCACAGGAAGGCACGGAAGAATCCGAGAACCTGCCGCATGGCAAGGCAACGGCCCGCCGCCCCATCACACAGAATGTGCTGCTCGAGGCGGCGAACTGGAACTTCATCAACATCCGCCGCACCATGCAAAGCCAGAAGATGAGCAGTGAGGCGGGCATGCGCTTCAGCCGGGGCGTGCACCCCGCGATGGCGATCCTGGGCCTCAAGCGCTGCATCGAGCTGATGCGCGTCACCAGCGGCGGGGTCGTCGCGCAGGGCATCGTGGACGAATACCCACTCGTGCCGGATACCATCGAGATCGAGCTGCCGGTCAGCGAAGTAGACCGCCAGTTGGGCTTTCACATTCCACAGGGCGAAATCGTGCGGATTCTGCGCGCGCTCGAATTCGAGGTGGAGGAACGCGGCGACGTGCTGCGCGTCACCGCGCCCGATCACCGCACGGACATTGGCACGGGCCTGACCGGGCGTGCCGACCTGATCGAAGAAATCGTGCGCATTTACGGCTACGACCGCGTGCCGACCACGATCATCGCGGACGCCCTGCCCGCGCAGCGCGCCAACACGGCGCTGGTCCGTGAGGAGCACGTCCGCGACGCGCTGGCAAAAGCGGGCTTCCGCGAAATCGTAACCTATCGCCTGACGACGCCGGAGCGCGAGGCGCTGCTGACGCCCGACGGCCAGCCGTCGGCGTGGCCCGACGCCCCCTACGTCACGCTGGCGAACCCCATCTCGGCGGACAAGACGGTCATGCGCCACACGCTGCTGTCGGGCCTGATGGACGTGGCGGCGGCCAACGCGCGCCATACCGACCGCCAACGGCTGTTCGAAGTGGGCCGCGTGTATCTGCCGGTCGAGGGCGAAAAGTTGCCCGACGAGCCGGTGCACGTTGGTGTCCTGATGCTTGGCCCGCACGACGAGCCGAACTGGCAGCATCACGGCGACCGGGGCGTGGTCGATTTCTTCGACCTCAAGGGTGTAATCGAGGCGCTGCTGGGCGATCTCCGCGTGGATGGCACGATCAAGTACGTGCCCACCGAGCACAGCAGCTTCCATCCGGGGCGCGCCGCCGCCCTGACCATCGACGGCAAGCAGGTCGGCGTGCTGGGCGAGATTCACCCGCTCGTGCGCGAGGCGTACGGCTTCGGCATGGATCTGGAGCGCCCGATCCTCGGCGCGGAGCTGGACCTGATGGCGCTGGTGGCGAACGTCACGACGCTGCGCGACATTCGCCCGGTCCCGACGCAGCCCGCCGTGTACCAGGACATCGCGCTGGTCGTGGACGAGGATCTGCCCGCTGCCGACGTACACGCGGCGATCCTCAGCGCGGGCGGCGCGCTGCTCGAAGCGGCGACGCTGTTCGACGTCTACCGGGGCGACCCGATCCCGGCGAACAAAAAGAGCCTGGCCTACGCGCTCACCTACCGCGCGCCGGATCGCACGCTGACCGATAAGGAAGTCGCCGCCGCGCACGCCAAGATCGTCAAGGCCGCCGAAAAGCGCCTGGGCGCGCAGCTGAGGGCGTAA
- a CDS encoding helix-turn-helix domain-containing protein — protein MIDGSRTINSKAVYSRQEAAELLGVSLSTLKKLIDAGYLRISRPAGVRRIFIQGSSILEMLDQTSVERQA, from the coding sequence ATGATAGACGGCAGTCGCACGATTAACTCAAAGGCCGTATATTCCCGGCAAGAGGCCGCTGAACTGCTCGGTGTCAGCCTCAGCACATTGAAAAAGTTGATCGATGCTGGATACCTGCGGATCAGCCGACCTGCGGGCGTACGGCGTATCTTCATTCAAGGGTCCAGCATTCTCGAAATGCTCGACCAGACATCTGTTGAAAGGCAAGCCTAA
- a CDS encoding DUF5615 family PIN-like protein encodes MRPQPECPGDTDKVHLQRAAENGRVLCTSDADFLILTQEHAKHAGIIFGQKQGVSIGDWVRYIHHFHATKTAEEVVGMVFFVERH; translated from the coding sequence ATCCGCCCACAGCCTGAATGCCCTGGAGACACGGATAAAGTGCACCTGCAGCGCGCTGCCGAAAATGGACGTGTGCTGTGCACCAGTGACGCCGACTTTTTGATCCTGACCCAAGAGCACGCGAAACATGCAGGGATTATCTTCGGGCAGAAACAGGGCGTCTCGATAGGCGATTGGGTCCGCTACATCCACCATTTCCATGCCACTAAGACGGCGGAAGAAGTCGTGGGCATGGTGTTTTTCGTGGAGCGACATTAG
- a CDS encoding prenyltransferase has translation MHRIAAFIRLSRFHFLPLPLLTYALGLAVANRDRGGLDGGWLLAGAGIELLAQLSVAYFNDYWDQATDAINTRRTLLSGGSGELTTGALPPWIALAAGIACQGGALLGAALAGLSSVSWALLVGALFAALFYTAPPLKLGWRGAGEVTTGVVAALIVPQWAYSLQTGQLSRDLFLICLPLLPFVASLFLAIAAPDRPADAQVGKQTLPVIVGEGRVAWLYAGMAAVGVIAALILWPGRVPSFALVIAALLALPLMGLAWQGLRAPLSDRPPVLLWMIVRAGLVPLALIVVVVLGLWSG, from the coding sequence ATGCACCGGATCGCCGCCTTTATCCGCCTCAGCCGGTTTCACTTCCTGCCGCTGCCGCTGCTGACCTACGCGCTCGGCCTTGCCGTGGCGAACCGTGATCGCGGCGGGCTGGACGGCGGGTGGCTGCTGGCCGGGGCCGGGATCGAGCTGCTGGCACAGCTCAGTGTCGCGTATTTCAACGATTACTGGGATCAGGCAACCGATGCGATCAACACGCGCCGTACGCTGCTCTCCGGCGGCAGCGGCGAGTTGACCACGGGCGCACTGCCGCCCTGGATCGCGCTGGCTGCCGGGATCGCGTGCCAGGGTGGGGCGCTCCTGGGTGCGGCGCTGGCGGGACTCTCGTCCGTGAGTTGGGCGCTGCTGGTTGGGGCGCTGTTTGCGGCCCTGTTTTACACCGCGCCGCCGCTCAAGCTCGGCTGGCGTGGCGCGGGCGAAGTCACGACTGGGGTTGTCGCCGCACTGATCGTTCCCCAGTGGGCCTACAGCCTGCAAACCGGCCAGCTCAGCCGCGACCTGTTTTTGATCTGCCTGCCGCTGCTGCCGTTCGTCGCGTCGTTGTTCCTGGCGATTGCCGCACCCGACCGGCCTGCTGATGCACAGGTCGGCAAGCAGACGCTGCCGGTAATCGTTGGGGAAGGGCGTGTCGCGTGGCTGTACGCGGGCATGGCGGCGGTGGGCGTGATCGCCGCGCTGATTTTGTGGCCGGGACGCGTGCCATCGTTCGCGCTGGTCATCGCCGCGCTGCTGGCGCTGCCGCTGATGGGGCTGGCGTGGCAGGGCCTGCGCGCGCCACTGAGCGACCGGCCTCCGGTGCTGCTGTGGATGATCGTGCGTGCGGGGCTGGTGCCCCTGGCGCTGATTGTCGTGGTGGTGCTTGGCTTGTGGTCCGGCTGA
- a CDS encoding alpha/beta hydrolase: MSARRRAALVLTLALVVALALSACGLDQTSPTPTPEPVDTGPILAASPTVDPLMPEGDGNLGESVGASNPTLAGLPAEGQQLEDPPTFTPQPTAAFLPLMISASDGLVLQATFYNSPDPFAPLVIMLHQVGGSRADWEPLAQRLQAAGYAVLTLDLRGYGQTGGAVNWSLAQSDVAAVIGLVQAMDDVDTSHLVLVGASIGANLALNACADMSGCAAAVLLSPGLDYRGITTSDAMVRLGVRPTLIVASEGDDNNPADSLTLDGMAQGDHQLVVLTGAGHGTAMFNADPALLEQIVQWIGARVALPQ, encoded by the coding sequence ATGAGCGCCCGGCGGCGGGCGGCGCTGGTCCTGACGCTGGCGCTCGTCGTGGCGCTGGCCTTGTCCGCCTGCGGCCTGGACCAGACGTCGCCCACGCCCACGCCGGAGCCGGTCGATACCGGCCCGATTTTAGCCGCCAGTCCGACGGTCGATCCGCTGATGCCGGAGGGCGACGGCAACCTGGGCGAATCGGTGGGCGCCAGCAATCCCACGCTGGCCGGGCTTCCGGCGGAAGGGCAGCAGCTCGAAGATCCACCCACGTTCACGCCGCAGCCGACCGCCGCCTTCCTGCCGCTGATGATCAGCGCCAGTGATGGACTGGTGCTTCAGGCGACGTTCTACAACAGCCCGGACCCATTTGCGCCGCTCGTGATCATGCTGCATCAGGTGGGCGGGAGCCGCGCCGACTGGGAGCCGCTGGCGCAGCGCCTTCAGGCGGCGGGCTACGCCGTGCTGACGCTCGACTTGCGCGGTTACGGCCAGACGGGCGGCGCGGTGAACTGGTCCCTGGCGCAAAGTGACGTCGCGGCGGTGATCGGCCTCGTGCAGGCGATGGACGACGTGGACACGTCGCACCTCGTTTTGGTCGGCGCGAGCATCGGCGCGAATCTGGCGCTGAACGCCTGCGCCGATATGTCCGGCTGCGCGGCGGCGGTGCTGCTCAGCCCTGGCCTGGACTATCGCGGCATCACCACGTCCGATGCGATGGTGCGACTCGGCGTGCGGCCCACGCTGATCGTTGCCAGCGAAGGTGACGACAATAATCCCGCCGACAGCCTGACGCTCGACGGCATGGCCCAGGGCGATCATCAGCTCGTGGTGCTGACCGGTGCCGGGCACGGCACGGCGATGTTTAACGCCGATCCGGCTCTGCTCGAGCAGATCGTACAATGGATCGGTGCGCGGGTGGCGCTCCCCCAATAG
- a CDS encoding HNH endonuclease, with protein sequence MIEGHVLLLNGGTWEPLTVIGIPRAINLLLSGKAFVVEESDRFLRTVRDKYRVPSVIALRHFINVPRRHAHWSRQGVLVRDNYTCIYCGGKVGDMVRGKVLTRRDLTVDHILPVSRGGKNTWSNTACACFACNHRKGNRLPGEAGLRMLWEPKTPRTSYLVIEMGTGPDTWKRYIEISG encoded by the coding sequence ATGATCGAAGGGCATGTTCTACTCCTGAATGGGGGCACGTGGGAACCGCTAACGGTCATCGGCATTCCACGCGCCATCAACCTTCTGCTCTCCGGCAAAGCGTTCGTTGTTGAAGAATCCGATCGCTTTTTGCGCACCGTCCGCGATAAGTACCGTGTTCCGTCCGTCATCGCCCTGCGCCACTTCATCAATGTGCCCCGCCGCCACGCTCATTGGAGCCGCCAGGGCGTGCTCGTCCGCGACAATTACACCTGCATTTACTGTGGGGGCAAGGTCGGGGATATGGTGCGCGGCAAAGTGCTCACGCGCCGCGATCTGACGGTCGATCATATTCTGCCCGTGTCACGCGGGGGGAAGAATACGTGGTCGAACACGGCCTGCGCGTGTTTCGCGTGCAACCATCGCAAAGGCAACCGTCTGCCCGGCGAGGCAGGGCTGCGCATGCTGTGGGAGCCAAAGACGCCGCGCACCAGCTATCTGGTGATCGAGATGGGTACCGGTCCCGATACGTGGAAGCGTTACATCGAGATCAGCGGGTAA
- a CDS encoding RtcB family protein has protein sequence MNGQTLIDLGFQPGRAVGIALKAAAAAQANGTPEAETLAALADVLRAPAAYADHPVYGAVADAVMTDTDYNARRSSDSPVPAAPYKVWGRDGIESDALDQMKRAVKLPISVRGALMPDAHPGYGLPIGGVLATDNAVIPYAVGVDIACRMRLTVFDTSPHILDQKRERFRTVLEEQTRFGAGSTWSLPREHEVMDDPLWDEHTAARLFKDVAWRQLGTSGSGNHFVEFGALVVNSEIPSPLGTIAPGTYLALLSHSGSRRFGLEMANRYTRIAMQMHETLPKEYQHLAWLGLDHSAGAEYWAAMTLAGRYASANHAIIHQQIAEAIGFPVVGGVENHHNFAWQETFDGQDVIVHRKGATPAGMGVLGVIPGSMGTPGYVVRGLGSAEALNSASHGAGRRLSRKRAIEKFDWDSVRRYLKEQNVELISAGLDEAPGAYKDIRKVMADQADLVEALAEFQPRLVKMDGDSPDRRAERQPGKSRQKKGRRRSP, from the coding sequence ATGAACGGACAAACGCTGATCGATCTCGGCTTCCAGCCGGGCCGCGCGGTCGGCATCGCGCTGAAAGCGGCAGCGGCGGCACAAGCAAACGGCACACCGGAGGCGGAAACGCTGGCGGCGCTGGCGGACGTGCTGCGCGCCCCGGCAGCTTACGCCGATCACCCGGTGTACGGCGCGGTCGCCGACGCCGTGATGACGGACACGGATTACAACGCGCGCAGATCGAGCGACAGCCCCGTGCCCGCCGCCCCGTACAAGGTATGGGGCCGGGACGGCATCGAATCGGACGCGCTGGACCAGATGAAACGCGCGGTGAAGCTGCCGATCTCGGTGCGCGGGGCGCTGATGCCGGATGCACACCCCGGCTATGGCCTGCCCATCGGCGGGGTGCTGGCGACGGATAACGCCGTGATCCCGTACGCGGTAGGCGTGGACATCGCCTGCCGGATGCGGCTGACCGTGTTCGACACCTCACCGCACATCCTCGACCAGAAGCGTGAGCGCTTCCGCACGGTGCTGGAAGAACAAACGCGCTTTGGCGCGGGCAGCACGTGGTCCCTTCCGCGCGAGCACGAGGTGATGGACGATCCGCTGTGGGACGAGCACACCGCCGCGCGGCTGTTCAAAGACGTCGCGTGGCGCCAGCTTGGCACGAGCGGATCGGGCAATCACTTCGTGGAGTTCGGCGCGCTGGTCGTCAACTCGGAGATTCCCTCCCCGCTGGGTACAATTGCACCCGGCACATACCTCGCCCTGCTGAGCCACAGCGGGAGCCGCCGTTTCGGGCTGGAAATGGCAAACCGCTACACGCGCATCGCCATGCAGATGCACGAGACGCTGCCGAAGGAGTACCAGCACCTCGCGTGGCTGGGGCTGGATCACAGCGCGGGAGCGGAGTACTGGGCCGCGATGACGCTCGCGGGGCGCTACGCCAGCGCGAACCACGCCATCATCCACCAACAGATCGCGGAGGCGATCGGCTTCCCGGTGGTGGGCGGCGTGGAGAATCACCATAACTTCGCGTGGCAGGAAACGTTCGACGGGCAGGACGTGATCGTGCATCGCAAGGGCGCGACGCCTGCCGGAATGGGCGTGCTGGGCGTGATCCCCGGCAGCATGGGCACACCGGGTTACGTGGTGCGCGGACTGGGCAGCGCCGAGGCGCTCAACAGCGCGTCGCACGGGGCGGGCCGCCGCCTGAGCCGCAAGCGCGCGATCGAAAAGTTCGATTGGGACAGCGTGCGGCGGTATCTGAAGGAACAAAACGTCGAGCTGATCTCGGCGGGCCTGGACGAAGCGCCGGGAGCCTATAAGGACATCCGCAAAGTGATGGCCGATCAGGCGGATCTGGTCGAGGCGCTGGCGGAGTTCCAGCCCCGGCTCGTCAAAATGGATGGCGACTCTCCTGACCGCCGCGCGGAGCGGCAGCCGGGCAAAAGCAGGCAAAAGAAGGGCAGACGGCGCTCACCATGA
- the map gene encoding type I methionyl aminopeptidase, translated as MTIDNDDDLRGLMRIGEICGTVLNEMLARVEPGMTTKQLDDIGAALFKQYGARSAPILAYNYPGYTCISLNDEAAHGIPRKDRKIQAGDIINVDVSAELEGYWADTAASMPVPPVNKDYERLCRFAKTARDEAIKAVRAGAPLNSIGKAVEGVAQTGGYRIVRQLTGHGVGRHIHEKPTVLGYYNRHDKEPMQDGMVFTVEPFLSPGRAVIYTERDGWTLRTTDGAVVAQFEHTVVVDGDHAVLVTAV; from the coding sequence ATGACCATCGACAACGACGACGATCTGCGCGGCTTGATGCGCATTGGCGAAATCTGCGGGACCGTGCTCAACGAGATGCTGGCGCGCGTCGAGCCGGGCATGACGACGAAACAGCTCGACGACATCGGTGCGGCCCTGTTCAAGCAGTACGGCGCGCGCTCCGCGCCCATCCTGGCCTACAACTATCCGGGGTACACCTGCATCAGCCTCAACGACGAGGCCGCGCACGGCATCCCGCGCAAGGATCGCAAGATCCAGGCGGGCGACATCATCAACGTGGATGTCTCGGCGGAACTGGAAGGCTATTGGGCCGACACCGCAGCCAGCATGCCCGTGCCGCCCGTCAACAAGGATTACGAGCGCCTGTGCCGCTTCGCCAAGACGGCCCGCGACGAGGCGATCAAGGCCGTGCGGGCGGGCGCGCCGCTGAACAGCATCGGCAAGGCGGTCGAGGGTGTCGCGCAGACCGGCGGCTACCGCATCGTGCGCCAACTCACCGGGCACGGCGTCGGGCGGCACATCCACGAGAAGCCGACCGTGCTGGGCTACTACAACCGCCACGATAAGGAACCAATGCAGGATGGCATGGTGTTCACCGTCGAGCCGTTCCTCAGCCCGGGCCGGGCCGTGATTTATACCGAGCGCGACGGCTGGACGCTGCGCACGACGGACGGCGCGGTCGTGGCACAGTTCGAGCACACGGTGGTCGTGGACGGCGACCACGCGGTGCTGGTCACGGCGGTCTAA